ttccttttgattttgcgtTACTTGGGCATTTcacgtcagttcctgttgatttccagTCACTTTTGGGACTtttacaggtcgcttcctgttgatttcagggcatatatgggtcacttcctgttaattttgggtttacTAAAAGgaagaataggaagtgacctgcatatgccctaaaatcaattgagtcacttcctagttcttttggggcatttacaggtcacttcctgttggcttGGGGGcattcatgggtcacttccttttgattttgcgtTACTtgggcatttcacatcatttcctgttgattctcaatcacttcctgttgattttgggcagggccatttgggggccctaagcaaaataatgcaaaggggcccatatttttggcccaccatttcgtcacagtgtactatgaaacccatacatgcaatccaacccatacatccatattttgtatattaatcagattttgttgatatttcaaacttctcaccccaaatgattgtcagtacttacagtagatagcgccaaacctttttctgaaagaggaaagaaagaagttaaggacgaacttttattttttttaagcttgtaatcaagtatcaaaactcaattcaattcaagtaatgcaaactgtagtaaacaaaatagaatataaattaaacaattgccagattgggacccccctagtggtcaggggccttaagcagctgcatagtctgcatataggctgggctggccctgattttgggttactcaaAGTGACCCATGAATGTCCTTAAATGTgtcacaaaatcaacagaaagtaacctgtaaattcagtcaattaaacaggaagtgacccacaatgaatgctctggtttctgtgccattgacggtgcttgacgtCCAGTCCAGTCTAAATGAAGTGAACTtcttagcgccgtcaatggcggccagtGAGCTAAACTAAATGAAAACTCATCATTGGAGCTCTATTATTGGCAATGGGGTTGAGTGGGGAAAAAAGTTTTGCcggctgtatattttttttccttacatggaaaaaagaaaagcaaaagTTTGCCAAAATAATAGCAGTctgatttatagaaaaatatggaaaaatAGGAAAGATGTCATTTAAAATACGTTTTTTCCTGTATGTTTCCCCCCCTTAAGCTTAGCtatcaaatattaaaaaaaataaaaataaatagtcgaatacatttttataagggCAAAAATAACAGCAGTCTGAGCTTTAGAGTTAAAAAGAAAGAATTGATCCGAAAAGCCTTTTAATGAAATGAAGGCAACATGGTTGCCTAGCCTACTTTTCCCTGCAGGTGATCGGCGCCCGGAGAAAGTTCCGCGTGTCCCCTCCGTGCACAAGCGGCCCCCCCGACTTCGAGCGCCTCTTCCGGGCTCAGTAAGTGCCTCCCTCCCGCTCTCCCTCCCAAGCTCAAAGGcaagttttttccccccgtcAATTTGCAGAGCCAATTGCTCGGAATACTTTCCTATGTTTGTCGCCCTCTTGTGGACATCCGGAATCTTCTTCAACCAAGGTAGCGATTGTGCGCTCGAAACGCCTGCCTTTCAACGTAAAAGCTCAAATCTTTTACTCATCAGGTGTATCGTGCGCGTGTGGCGCGCTGTACCTGTACGCACGTCTGCGTTACTTTCACGGTTACGCCGAGTCAGCGCAACAACGGTCAGTCACTCTCTGGATTTcattcaggggtccccaaactacgcccCGCAGGCCTCCACAttcggtccggccccctgaactttttttccccttcctcAATAgtgtttatttcctggctttttttctgtggagaacccagagagggttatttggttattatctatttaattaatagtgttattattatatttagggttgttccgatcatgttttttttgctcccaatccgatcccgatcgttttagtttgagtatctgccgatcccgatatttcccgatccaattgctttttttttttgctcccgattcaattccaattattcccgatcatatacattttggcaacgcattaagaaaaaaatgaataaaactctgacgaatatatgcattcaacgtactgtacataagtactgtatttgtttattatgacaataaatcctcaagatggcattgacattattaacattctctctgtGACAGGGatacacggatagaaagacttgtgactttgtatagtgtgactaaatattgccatctagtgtatttgttgctttcagtaaatgatactgtagccatgcccaaatgcatgatgggaagtgcaaccatgactgtgcatcgtgctactaattgatatatcttctctgcgttggtaaataacataaggtgttaagaaaaagatcaattgctactttgctttgccacattgcttcccatgatatttctaatcataggcagTGGGATTGTAAGGCTGTAAGGCCAATtagaaaaaggctccaaa
This Corythoichthys intestinalis isolate RoL2023-P3 chromosome 11, ASM3026506v1, whole genome shotgun sequence DNA region includes the following protein-coding sequences:
- the ltc4s gene encoding leukotriene C4 synthase, coding for MRRPSVRPSVGCRPSVVGENAMESPALGLAAVTVSAVLQQAYFSLQVIGARRKFRVSPPCTSGPPDFERLFRAQANCSEYFPMFVALLWTSGIFFNQGVSCACGALYLYARLRYFHGYAESAQQRLRPLYVSAALLWLLVAFSCVGILSSFWRLCFHANGRHPA